In Tachysurus vachellii isolate PV-2020 chromosome 7, HZAU_Pvac_v1, whole genome shotgun sequence, the DNA window TGTCCAAGGAAGAAGAGGCCCATCAAAGATGAGGATTTTTCAGCCATCGTGGTGCCCTCCATGAAAGGCCATGGTTATCTGGACTACACCATCGAGAGCCACCCTTCCAGAGCACTTCACCTCATGGACGAGTTGCGTCAACACGGACTGCTCTGTGACCTGGTACTTCAGGTGACGTACAAAGATTCTACAGTGGATTTCAAGGTGAGGGTCTTCGGGGTGAGTCCAGAGGGAGTCAGCATGATAAGAGATTGAAGTCAGCACTGTTTAGCTTAGGTTAGGATTTTCCATAAGAGCAGAACTTGTTCTGCAATGTTTGAGGTGTATTATGCTTTGTATCACCGAATGAAtggaatatatatttaaaaaatatattcaccCAAAAAAATCCAATTTACTAAAAGTAGTTGCTCATAATCATCACTTGACCATTGCAAAGGCCTTGAATGTAAAAAGGCTAATTAGCACCAAATGGTTGGCAATCTTTTATTTGGACACTTCAGTCTTGTTATGCCTGTCATAGACATGTGTCTATATTTCCAGGTGCACAAACTGGTTCTGGCAGCCTGCAGCCCATACTTCAAAGCCATGTTCACCAGCAACTTCAGGGAATGCCAGGCCTCAGAGGTGACACTCAGGGATGTTTGCCCTCAGGTGATCAGTAGGCTGGTGGACTATGCCTACACCTCCCGCATTACAGTAGGGGAAAGGTGTGTGCTGCATGTCCTGCTGGCTGCCATGCGCTTCCAAATGGAAGATGTGGCAAAAGCATGCTGTGACTTCCTGATCAAGAACCTAGAGCCCTCAAACGTCATTGGAATTGCCCGGTTTGCAGAAGAGATCAGCTGTGTCGAGCTGCATCAGCGGTGCCGGGAGTATATCAATAGCCACTTCAGTGAGGTAGATTCTTCTTGTTCTGATTTTGACAGTACTTTAGTATCCATGGTAAGCCGAGTAACATATATGGTCTTTGTTCCAGGTGACCAAAGAAGAGGAGTTCTTCAGCCTGACGCACTGCCAGCTGCTGGAGCTCATCAGCCAGGACAGTCTGAAGGTTCTGTGCGAGACCGAGGTCTACAAAGCCTGCATTGACTGGGTGCGGTGGGATGCAGAGGCTCGCTCCCAGTACTTCCATGCTCTACTCAATGCTGTCCGCATCTATGCCTTGCCAGCCAAGTTCCTCAAGAGGCAGTTGCAGTCATGTCCTATCTTGAGCAAGGCCAACTCTTGCAAAGACTTCCTCTCTAAGATATTCCACGATATGACCCTCCGCAAGTATCTGCCCCCTACTCCATACCGAGGCACTAAGTTGATCTACATGGCTGGGGGTTATAAACAGCACTCATTGGCGTCCATGGAGGCTTTTGACCCACGAAGCAACACATGGCTGGGCCTGGCACCAATGGCGCAACCCTGCAGTGGCTTGGGGGCCTCCGTACTGTTTGGACTCTTCTACACTTTGGGGGGTCGTAACCTCTCACTGCAGAGCAATGCAGACTCTGCAGCACTGTCCTGCTACAACCCCATGACCAATCAGTGGACCCAGCTTGCCTCTCTTAACTC includes these proteins:
- the keap1a gene encoding kelch-like ECH-associated protein 1A — encoded protein: MICPRKKRPIKDEDFSAIVVPSMKGHGYLDYTIESHPSRALHLMDELRQHGLLCDLVLQVTYKDSTVDFKVHKLVLAACSPYFKAMFTSNFRECQASEVTLRDVCPQVISRLVDYAYTSRITVGERCVLHVLLAAMRFQMEDVAKACCDFLIKNLEPSNVIGIARFAEEISCVELHQRCREYINSHFSEVTKEEEFFSLTHCQLLELISQDSLKVLCETEVYKACIDWVRWDAEARSQYFHALLNAVRIYALPAKFLKRQLQSCPILSKANSCKDFLSKIFHDMTLRKYLPPTPYRGTKLIYMAGGYKQHSLASMEAFDPRSNTWLGLAPMAQPCSGLGASVLFGLFYTLGGRNLSLQSNADSAALSCYNPMTNQWTQLASLNSARNRVGTGELDGSIYAVGGSYGSTHHNTVERYDPETNSWIYVAPMSVARLGAGVAACGGALYVVGGFDGQNRWKTVERYQPDTNTWHHVASMNTARSGLGVVSIDSYLYAVGGYDGQRQLSTMERYNVSRDVWEPMASMAHSRSAHGVTAYHDKLFVFGGFNQSGFLSSVESYCPGSNQWTYVTDMPVGRSGMGVGVTMEPCPGCLPEEEDEV